A genomic stretch from Ovis canadensis isolate MfBH-ARS-UI-01 breed Bighorn chromosome 5, ARS-UI_OviCan_v2, whole genome shotgun sequence includes:
- the LOC138441775 gene encoding olfactory receptor 11L1-like: MNVANQTRVTEFVFLGFSGVLYLRLALFVMFLTVYLLSLMGNTLIIFIVLMDSRLQTPMYIFLGNLSFLEIWYTTATVPKLLATCLSQVVTISVSGCITQYYFFFSMGATECILLAVMAYDRYVAICSPLRYSFLMNLQVCLWFSAGSWIGGFIAPVLPTVLVSYLNFCGSQKINHFFCDSEPIFQLSCSDTFLVEALGYTCTSVVILSSFLLTTSSYGHIVVTIMKLSSREARKKTFSTCASHLTVVTIYYGTIIFAYVCPPAKHNFTMGKVVSVFYCVVTPLLNPLVYTLRNKDVKKAFRKVLERKRLFLARHIQEM, from the coding sequence ATGAATGTGGCAAATCAAACAAGAGTGACAGagtttgtttttctgggattttctgGTGTTCTCTATCTAAGGCTTGCATTATTTGTGATGTTTCTTACTGTGTATCTTCTCTCTCTCATGGGAAACACCCTCATCATCTTCATTGTTCTCATGGATTCCAGACTCCAAACACCCATGTATATTTTCTTAGGAAATTTGTCATTTCTGGAGATCTGGTACACAACAGCCACAGTGCCTAAATTGCTGGCCACTTGTCTCTCACAGGTTGTTACCATTTCCGTTTCTGGTTGTATAACCCAGTACTACTTTTTTTTCTCTATGGGGGCTACAGAGTGCATCCTGTTGGCTGTGATGGCCTATGATCGCTATGTGGCCATATGCAGCCCTCTAAGATACTCATTCCTCATGAATCTTCAGGTATGCCTATGGTTTTCAGCTGGATCTTGGATTGGGGGCTTCATTGCCCCTGTTCTACCTACTGTACTTGtctcttatttaaatttttgtggTTCTCAAAAGATCaatcatttcttctgtgactCAGAACCAATTTTTCAACTCTCCTGCTCAGATACATTCCTGGTGGAGGCCTTGGGTTACACATGTACCTCTGTTGTGATTCTAAGTTCTTTTCTTCTCACTACGTCTTCCTATGGACACATTGTGGTCACAATAATGAAGCTATCTTCTCGAGAGGCTCGGAAGAAAACTTTCTCCACCTGTGCCTCCCACCTCACTGTGGTCACCATCTATTATGGCACCATTATTTTTGCCTATGTTTGCCCTCCAGCCAAGCACAACTTTACTATGGGTAAAGTAGTCTCAGTGTTCTACTGTGTGGTCACCCCACTTTTAAATCCTCTTGTATACACCCTAAGAAACAAAGATGTGAAGAAAGCCTTCAGAAAAGTTCTAGAAAGAAAGAGATTGTTCTTGGCCAGACATAtccaggagatgtga